TCGTGCAAAAAACGATAACTAGGATTTGCAGTCACTTCTGTTTCAGATTGTTCACTCTGAAAAAACTTGTAAACCTGACTGATGGGTAAAACCAAACCTTCTCTCAGGGCTGTCCACAAAGCTGCTGCTGTGTCAACGGTAGATTGCTCTGAGATGATTGCCAATGTGTTCAAATCAAACTGGTTGCCAATACAAGCTGCTAATTTCAAAACTCGCTGAGTTTCTTCAGGTAGTTTTTGCAATTGCAGCGCCATAAATTCCACTACATCATCAGTGAGCGATCGTGCATTCACCTGCACAATATCGCATTCCCAATAATGGCGATCGTGGTTGAAATGAATGTACCCATCTTCGTAGAGTGCTTTGAGAAATTGTGTCGTGAAAAAGGGATTGCCCTGGGTTTTGCGATCAATTAATTCTGTTAAAGGTCGGGCAAGCTCTACCGAACAATTCAGCGTATCAGCCACGAGATGATTAGTATCTTCAAAAGCCAGGGGTTGTAGTGTAATGGTATTGATAACATGGCCTGACTTCTGTAATTCTGCCATTGTCATCATAAAGGGATGGGTAGGCGACACCTCATTGTCTCGATAAGCACCCAATAATAGCAAATAGCCGTTGTTACCCATCAACAGTTTGATTAAGTCCAGAGATGCAGCATCTGCCCACTGCAAATCATCCAAAAAGATCACTAGAGGATGTTCGGCTGTAGTGAAAACTTCGATAAACTTTTGGAACAGA
This DNA window, taken from Cyanobacteriota bacterium, encodes the following:
- a CDS encoding AAA family ATPase, translating into TWFELGQQDVCDRFLIPEKLYGRETEVRTLLEAFERVANGASELLLVAGFSGIGKTAVVNEVHKPIVRQRGYFIKGKFDQFNRNIPLSAFVQALQHLMKQLLSEPDEQLAQWRQQILIAVGENGQILIEVIPELEQVIGKQPPVAELSGRAAQSRFNHLFQKFIEVFTTAEHPLVIFLDDLQWADAASLDLIKLLMGNNGYLLLLGAYRDNEVSPTHPFMMTMAELQKSGHVINTITLQPLAFEDTNHLVADTLNCSVELARPLTELIDRKTQGNPFFTTQFLKALYEDGYIHFNHDRHYWECDIVQVNARSLTDDVVEFMALQLQKLPEETQRVLKLAACIGNQFDLNTLAIISEQSTVDTAAALWTALREGLVLPISQVYKFFQSEQSETEVTANPSYRFLH